Below is a window of Cryptococcus neoformans var. neoformans JEC21 chromosome 12 sequence DNA.
ATCAGTTCCcctgcctttttccaagACCCTTCTCAACTGGCTAACCTCCCTAACCAAGTCCTTTACAGCCTTCTGTAACTCCGTGGTATCTCTGTGTATACCACTCAAAGATTGAACCTGTCCGCTATTGAACATGGAAGTGAAGAACACCCATACAAAGACGGCTATTACCAGCAAAGGGATGTATTGGCCGAGATCGAGTTTATTGCCAACGCCTTGTTCTCTCTTGGGAGGAAGTAGAggctgctcttcttcaatatGGGCACTTCGAGATATGTCAGCTGTTGCGTTGAAATAGCTTGAGGAGATACCAACGATTCGTCTTCGGAAACGTTTGGTGAAAGACCAGGCATCCTAAACGAATGGAGTGATGTGATAAATAGAATGAGAAAACAGTCAAATCAATGGGACGGTCGGTGAATTCTGAAAAGAataacaaaaacaacaataaagaagaaggagggtggTAAGAAACGAAACAGGATGATATATAAACATTTGTACTTGTCAATTCAGCCTGGACCTATTATTATACATTGCACTAATACGCTCTAATACGCTCTACGTAGTACGAACGCCACATCCGCACTGCATTTACTCAAGTAGTAGTCTTACTTATTAGTTATTAAGGAAGCTGTCAATAGTATATAGACCGTGTTTGCGGTTCGAGGAATAAGCTTCTGGCTTCCGGCTTAGGACCACCATGTCAGCCGGAACTCGGTTTCTGCCCCACTAGCGTACTTCTGCTTTGTATTTCTCTGATCATCACCGTTTCACCACTGATCACCATCAGTCCTCTCGGAAAAGACCGAAGATAGTTATTATCGCTTTTggctttacgtaacagACATCCTGCCCTCTCACCCTCCTCACAGGTCGCCGACGATTCACACCACGCAATTGTTgtcattcttttcttcgtcGTTCATTGATTTCCTACCTCCATTGAACCGGGCAGAAACGTACAGAAGGCACCTAAGAGACATATCAAAGGGAAATTCCGGGCTGGGATTTGCAAGCTGACGTTCAACATGCCTACAAGACTCAGTCAACGTTCGGCTCTGGCCCCTACTCGCATCCTCGAACCTAAACGACACTCCTCTGACCAGTCTTTTGGCGGCATTAAACTTCAAATTCGACAGCGTGTACCGCAACTGAGCATCAGCAAGGATAAATTTCGCAATGAATCGCTGAGGACGAAGACATTGGATCagcaggaaaaggaggacgGCGAGTTTTATTATCAGCAGGAGGATGCGGGCATGCCATCGGAGGCCTACGTGTGCGAGAAGAACATAGCAAAGAAGCCTTCCAGGCCATTTGTTTCGAAGGGGTCTCATCGTGAGTCTATGATTGGTGATGGTAGACTGACGAGCGCTGCTTAGAGCTCAAAGTAATAGCTTCATTGCCCTCTATCTCCACTAGCCCTTCTGCGTTCTCCTTTCCTGAGCAGCCTCTCCGAGAAAGCATTTCAAAATCGATTGACCTTTGGTTTGATGACTTCAAAACAGACTCTTTCATCTCGACATCGACTATCGACAATCCACCACCAACGCCACCGCCCAAGATCACAATTGAGTCGGACGAGCAGCCGACTCCCAAGGCTACACAGGTCGCTTTCAATATCGCTACCGCTGTGCGGGAAGCTCCTTCTATCAATAGCTTCACTGCTAACGGATCTTTCCTGGGCCTtccagaagaagcggaCATGTTATATAGGAGTAATATTGTTTGGGGCGACCTTGACCACAGCGAGGATCAACAAACGTCTCACAAGAAACTTGCCGCTGCGCAGCACTTGTCTCCCGCGAGTGCAGGTTCACAGAAGCATATAAAAGCTGCCGATTTACGATTTGAAGACGCAGAATCGGAGGCTAGTAGGGCAAGAAACGAGGGAAGTTGCGATCTCAACGACAATACGGAAAAATCGGAGCCGTTGGACAAGCCTTTGCCCCATTTGCCAGATGACAGTGGACCTTCAGAATACAGTATGACTACTTATTCTCAATCGTCAGCAATCATCTCAAAGACAGCTGAATCACCTGAAGTTTTACACTCTCTGAATTCTCAGCCTCTCCCACAGTGGAAATCATCAACACCGCGCAGACTCAGGCATCACACTGTCTCAACTAAATCCTATGAGCATTGCGACGAACCTGAgcaaggtgaagaggaacaagGCGCGGCCGTCCGTAATCAGACGCGCCATAGTTCGTCTGGATGGGAACCTCCCAGACAGGATGGTGAGTGTGCCCAGGGGGAATTATGGTATCGTCATTCAGCTTATGTCTCGCGTAGCTCAAGTTAAACCAGAGTCGACTAGAGCTAGGCATGGCAAAGCAGGATCGGTATCGTCTACAGCTACAGCCAAAACGATCGGGCAAAGCCATTATCCGGCTGGAAGTACTTTGACAAGGAATCACATCCGCGCAGTGGCCCCTCAGGAAACCTCTCGTTTAGTCATCGACCACAGCATTGCCCCCGCCAAGCCCATTATGGATACAGTGACCAATAGGATCAATAGCGCAAAGGGATCCAAATCAACTCGGGGCTCTTTCGAGCTCAACGATCACGCAGTTGTCCGTGCTAGCACCGCTGAAAATCAGACCATCCACTCTTTGgtagaagatgacgatgtaGAGATAATTGGTGATTTCACCTTTGCATCTTCTCGCCGACCTTCCGTATCCTCATCCGTCAAGACCATGGGAACTGTCAGTTTCGCATCTGCCACGGCTGCCCGAGCCCCTCGGATTTCTCTCCGCTCTCCGCATGATCGCAACACGTCTTCTCAAGACTCTCCGGCACAGCACCCAGTTCGCGCGCGCTCTCAATCGGAGGATCCCGTACCGCGCTGCATCTTTGGAATCTCCGCTATATTTTCCCAATCAAAGCCAGGACCAAATAGGAAAGGGCACCGATCAATCCTCGACCCGTTCTCCTCTTTCGATCCACACGTACCTATTGTTCCATGCAAGACTGTCCCCAACGACAACTGGATCTTGATCACCAACACTGCGGAAGATGACATACTTCGACCGGGTTGGAAAGATGTAGAAATGCGATGGGTGGAAGGTGAGAGCTTTGGGgggtggatgatgaggaggattcGGGGAGAGTGTTGGAATACGGTAGTggcgagagagaaaagggcTGATGAGCAGCTCAGAATGATGGAGCTGAGGGATGGTAAAGGAGGATAGAATTACGTAGAAGCTCATTTTACATTTTGTTGACACACAAGCGTCGTTTGTAATTCTCTTAGTTCCCGATTTGATATCATGAATGGACACTATCATCGCTATATGAAAATTGCATGAGCACATTGTTCATGATGCATATAATATGGAATATGTGTGAGGGATTGAATCTCCCCCCCCTCAAAAAAATGCAAAAAGAAACTTCCTGTCGGAGAATCGAACTCCGATCTCCCGCGGACGCAGTGGATATGAATCCTCCAGTGACAAGCGAGCATACTAGCCGTTATACGAACAGGAACTTGTTATTGAGCATGTGAAGGGTACAATTATAATCTCTTGCAAAAAAAGACGCTTTCGTCTTCCATCGAATATTCTTTCCCCTCCTCTAGATAAAAGTATGTGCCCTGCGAATAACCACTTACGCATTCGTGTATTTTGAGTTGTCAATGAACAATAGCGCGACGTCTGCTAAGACCCATAAACCTTTGTTGGTCGGATCACTATCGTTCCGCCTTTTGCTTATCGCCACCAATAACTAAATAATTGACGATGATAAATGAGGAGTCTATTTCTTCCCTTAAACTTGATCCGATATGTGCATTATTAGGCTCTTCCAAagtttttttctttattaCTTATATTAGAATATGTCTGTGAATATTCTGTACTAATTAGTGCACGTCACAGATTACGTGTTTTTTGCTACAATTGTAGCAGAAAAGGATTATACATGTTGTCACGCGGTCTTTTCAGCTCGTTGTTCCGCCAACGCTTTGCGTTCCAGCTCTCTCCACCACTcaatccttctctcatACGCCCTTGATCCAGGCCCTGGGCTGGCTACAATCCTgataccttcttcttccaattcCAATCCCCTCCCTTCATCACCTCGGATTTTCTTTCTCGCCTCTCTACATTCCCTGATTACCGTGTCAAACCCAACCCACttcctctcatctccatcagCTGCTATCACTCGctcccatccccaacgAGCCTTGTACGCCACTCCGACACTACAGGCATTCCAATCGGcatctttccatttcccatCAAGATACTCTACATTCTTACACACCTTTGTCGATAATACATCCGCCATCAAACTCAAGATAGTACGGTTAGCGCTGGCTCCGCCCGTGGCGTATACCTTGGTCAAACGAGGTAGGAAAGCATCGACattgggagaggaagggtcGTATGGGGTGGAAGAGTCGTCAAGGATGACGGAGGCGCGGGAACGGTAATTGAAAAGTTGGGATtcgaggagggcgagggctTCTTGCCTGATGTCTGGGAATTGGTCGACCTTTTTAGCAGCTGGTACTTCGAAGAGCGTCCCAGCAGTAGGTTCGGTTATGTATTTGTAGATACCATGTGCACCGTGTGGCTACGCTCGTTAGCCCTGTATAGCAAGTCCATTCATGTAAGTGGTCATTGTGAACTTACCACGATATCTGGGAGAAGCCACCAGAAGGCTGTACGAGAAGGAAGGTCGATGACTGACTTGGGGCGTAGTTCCTCAATTGCCGCATTAAACTTGTCCCATGATCCATCAAAGTAGAGATCTCGCACATGTTGTCGGGTAAGAGAGCCATCTACGAAATATCAGTATCTTGACTTCAAGAGCGAACAAGAGCATCTGCTCACTCTTATAAACGATCATGTTGAAATATCTCAGAGGTTCTGCTCCTTGTCTGTTTTGATCGTCTTGCTCACTAGGAGGTGCTATCTGAGCCGGGTGAAAGAATGCGTGGTAGTCGGGATCAGGGTGGTAGGCGCTTGTGGAAATGAGGACAACATCAGAAGTGCCAAGAGAGACTAGACCTTCACTTTCGCGTACTTTAGGCGGTCAGCGATGTGACAATCTGCGAAACAGTGTGGACTTACAagtcaagctcaaaaaTGTAGCTGGATTGTCCCCGGTGCCAGGGAACACACAGCATTCTGAACTGAACCCGTACCGATCAACAAACCATTTGCCTATACGCCCCACAACCCTACCTCCATCCGTCTCCACTGTCCCTAGTTTCCTGGAAAGCTCTGCCgccccatcatcaccagCGATTGCCTTCAGCAATTCCTGATTCCACCCTCGCTGTTTTCTGTTCATAGTCCACAGATTCATCCCGCAAGCATCACTTTCGTCGATCCCCTTGACTTCGCCATCCAAGCAGAGCAGAGTGGTCACTGAGTTAC
It encodes the following:
- a CDS encoding expressed protein; this translates as MPTRLSQRSALAPTRILEPKRHSSDQSFGGIKLQIRQRVPQLSISKDKFRNESLRTKTLDQQEKEDGEFYYQQEDAGMPSEAYVCEKNIAKKPSRPFVSKGSHQLKVIASLPSISTSPSAFSFPEQPLRESISKSIDLWFDDFKTDSFISTSTIDNPPPTPPPKITIESDEQPTPKATQVAFNIATAVREAPSINSFTANGSFLGLPEEADMLYRSNIVWGDLDHSEDQQTSHKKLAAAQHLSPASAGSQKHIKAADLRFEDAESEASRARNEGSCDLNDNTEKSEPLDKPLPHLPDDSGPSEYSMTTYSQSSAIISKTAESPEVLHSLNSQPLPQWKSSTPRRLRHHTVSTKSYEHCDEPEQGEEEQGAAVRNQTRHSSSGWEPPRQDAQVKPESTRARHGKAGSVSSTATAKTIGQSHYPAGSTLTRNHIRAVAPQETSRLVIDHSIAPAKPIMDTVTNRINSAKGSKSTRGSFELNDHAVVRASTAENQTIHSLVEDDDVEIIGDFTFASSRRPSVSSSVKTMGTVSFASATAARAPRISLRSPHDRNTSSQDSPAQHPVRARSQSEDPVPRCIFGISAIFSQSKPGPNRKGHRSILDPFSSFDPHVPIVPCKTVPNDNWILITNTAEDDILRPGWKDVEMRWVEGESFGGWMMRRIRGECWNTVVAREKRADEQLRMMELRDGKGG
- a CDS encoding xylulokinase, putative; translated protein: MTSPLFLGLDASTQSLKASLLSVNLDVVAECAIHFDSDLPQFGTKGGVHFGSDGQVHSPVMMLVGAMDLLFDKIKIAGWKVDDIRGVAAAGQQHASVYWSKTSPKILASLNSSLPLSSQLVEAFSRPIIPNWQDSSTTAECQALDAAVGGPAALAQLTGSRAYERFTGAQIMRFKRVDPVAYDQTDRIGLVSNSVTTLLCLDGEVKGIDESDACGMNLWTMNRKQRGWNQELLKAIAGDDGAAELSRKLGTVETDGGRVVGRIGKWFVDRYGFSSECCVFPGTGDNPATFLSLTLRESEGLVSLGTSDVVLISTSAYHPDPDYHAFFHPAQIAPPSEQDDQNRQGAEPLRYFNMIVYKNGSLTRQHVRDLYFDGSWDKFNAAIEELRPKSVIDLPSRTAFWWLLPDIVPHGAHGIYKYITEPTAGTLFEVPAAKKVDQFPDIRQEALALLESQLFNYRSRASVILDDSSTPYDPSSPNVDAFLPRLTKVYATGGASANRTILSLMADVLSTKVCKNVEYLDGKWKDADWNACSVGVAYKARWGWERVIAADGDERKWVGFDTVIRECREARKKIRGDEGRGLELEEEGIRIVASPGPGSRAYERRIEWWRELERKALAEQRAEKTA